One stretch of Amycolatopsis sp. NBC_00345 DNA includes these proteins:
- a CDS encoding cation:dicarboxylate symporter family transporter, producing MPTPPTPDASAPKRDKTRYLYLAVIIAVVLGVAVGLLAPGVGKQLAPLGTGFVNLIKMMISPIIFCTIVLGVGSVAKAAKVGKVGITALVYFIVMSTFALAIGLVVGNLLHPGAGLHLNPADVSKVHDQAKGAESGVDFVLGIIPTSFVSAFTEGQVLQTLLIALLTGFALQKLGPRGEPILRGIEHIQRLVFRVLSMIMWAAPVGAFGAIAAVVGATGWGALRSLLVIMLGFYLTCLVFVFGVLGAVLWLGARVNIFRLLKYLGREFLLILSTSSSESALPRLIAKMEHLGVSKPVVGITVPTGYSFNLDGTAIYLTMATLFIATAQDEPLALGEQITLLLFMILASKGAAGVSGAGIATLASGLQSHRPELVDGVGFILGIDRFMSEARALTNFAGNAVATVLIGSWMKEFDRGKSQQVFAGNAPFDEATLLDEAPPPPAEAKPEPVAAGS from the coding sequence GTGCCTACACCACCGACCCCCGACGCGTCCGCGCCGAAGCGCGACAAGACGCGTTACCTGTACCTGGCCGTGATCATCGCCGTGGTCCTCGGCGTCGCCGTCGGGCTGCTGGCGCCGGGCGTCGGCAAGCAGCTGGCCCCGCTGGGCACCGGCTTCGTCAACCTGATCAAGATGATGATCTCGCCGATCATCTTCTGCACCATCGTGCTCGGCGTCGGCTCGGTCGCGAAGGCGGCGAAGGTCGGCAAGGTCGGCATCACCGCACTGGTCTACTTCATCGTGATGTCGACGTTCGCGCTCGCCATCGGCCTCGTCGTGGGCAACCTGCTGCACCCGGGCGCCGGGCTGCACCTCAACCCCGCCGACGTGTCCAAGGTGCACGACCAGGCCAAGGGCGCCGAGAGCGGCGTCGACTTCGTGCTCGGCATCATCCCGACGAGCTTCGTCTCGGCGTTCACCGAGGGCCAGGTCCTGCAGACGCTGCTGATCGCGCTGCTGACCGGGTTCGCGCTGCAGAAGCTCGGCCCCCGCGGCGAGCCGATCCTGCGCGGGATCGAGCACATCCAGCGGCTGGTGTTCCGCGTCCTGTCGATGATCATGTGGGCGGCGCCGGTCGGCGCGTTCGGCGCGATCGCCGCCGTGGTCGGCGCCACCGGCTGGGGCGCGCTGCGCAGCCTGCTGGTGATCATGCTCGGCTTCTACCTGACCTGCCTGGTGTTCGTGTTCGGCGTGCTCGGCGCGGTGCTGTGGCTCGGCGCGCGGGTGAACATCTTCCGGCTGCTCAAGTACCTGGGCCGCGAGTTCCTGCTGATCCTGTCGACGTCCTCTTCGGAGTCCGCGCTGCCGCGGCTGATCGCGAAGATGGAGCACCTCGGCGTCAGCAAGCCGGTCGTCGGCATCACGGTGCCCACCGGCTACTCGTTCAACCTCGACGGCACCGCGATCTACCTGACCATGGCGACGCTGTTCATCGCCACGGCGCAGGACGAGCCGCTGGCACTCGGCGAGCAGATCACCTTGCTGCTGTTCATGATCCTCGCGTCGAAGGGCGCGGCGGGCGTCAGCGGCGCCGGCATCGCCACCCTCGCCAGCGGCCTGCAGTCGCACCGGCCGGAGCTGGTCGACGGCGTCGGGTTCATCCTCGGCATCGACCGGTTCATGTCCGAGGCCCGCGCGCTGACGAACTTCGCCGGCAACGCCGTCGCGACCGTCCTCATCGGATCGTGGATGAAGGAGTTCGACCGCGGCAAGTCGCAGCAGGTGTTCGCGGGCAACGCCCCGTTCGACGAGGCGACCCTGCTCGACGAGGCCCCACCGCCCCCCGCCGAGGCGAAGCCCGAGCCGGTGGCCGCGGGCAGCTGA
- a CDS encoding response regulator, producing MIRVLVVEDEPVAAEAHRVYVERLPGFAVAGVVHSGGDALRFCEREPVDLVLLDFYLPDTHGLAVCRSLRAAGLPIDVIAVTSARDLALVKAAVSVGVVQYLLKPFTFASLREKLERYAEFRQTSGEAGGQAEIDRALASLRTTENPPLPKGMSAQTLEAITDALAGAGEGLSAGAAASAIGASRVTARRYLEYLADNGLAQREPRYGQVGRPEVWYRLKSV from the coding sequence GTGATCCGCGTGCTGGTGGTGGAGGACGAGCCGGTGGCCGCCGAGGCGCACCGGGTCTACGTCGAGCGGCTGCCGGGTTTCGCCGTCGCCGGCGTCGTGCACTCCGGCGGTGACGCGCTGCGGTTCTGCGAGCGCGAGCCCGTCGACCTCGTGCTGCTCGACTTCTACCTGCCCGACACCCACGGGCTCGCGGTCTGCCGCTCCCTGCGCGCGGCCGGGCTGCCCATCGACGTCATCGCGGTGACCTCGGCGCGGGACCTGGCGCTGGTGAAGGCGGCGGTGTCCGTCGGGGTGGTGCAGTACCTGCTGAAGCCGTTCACTTTCGCGTCACTGCGCGAAAAACTGGAGCGGTACGCGGAGTTCCGGCAGACCTCCGGCGAGGCCGGCGGCCAGGCCGAGATCGACCGCGCGCTCGCGTCGCTGCGCACCACCGAGAACCCGCCGCTGCCGAAGGGCATGAGCGCCCAGACCCTGGAGGCGATCACCGACGCGCTGGCCGGCGCCGGCGAAGGGCTCTCCGCCGGCGCCGCCGCCAGCGCGATCGGCGCGTCCCGCGTCACGGCGCGGCGCTACCTCGAATACCTCGCCGACAACGGCCTCGCCCAGCGCGAGCCGCGGTACGGCCAGGTGGGCCGCCCCGAGGTCTGGTACCGGCTGAAGTCTGTATAA
- a CDS encoding sensor histidine kinase: protein MPTTSRTRSSRWSLARQLLVLQLAVILVLVAGGITIAYFDSRRTTNDRASQQSLSVARAIADAPDIARAVSTPDPSATLQPFAVRVLADTGVDFVTIMSPAGIRYTHPNPSLIGLRFIGHIEAAQQGGVVTETYTGSLGPSVRAVVPVFDAQHRVVALVAVGITIAAISAELQERVWPLVGVAAAVLLVGACGGWLVSARLRRQTRGIAPDELSNLFEYHEAVLHSVREGVLLVDRDGRVGLCNDGARTLLGFNADPVGLPLGELGLPPELVAAFTATETGPAEPTRTEPTPIEPTRTEQLHVTDSRVLVVSTTVVRSGGRAQGTVVLLRDHTELQTLTGELTTARSLAEALRSQAHEAANRLHTVVSLVEIGRPEDAVEFATAELALAQELTDRVVSSIAEPVLAALLLGKAAEASERGVEFTITPDTVIEDLGPAITGRDLVTILGNLVDNGIDAAVRGSGGRPAVVVTARSDDGDLFLRVADNGPGVPEEAVGDMFRRGWSTKAAEGHGLGLALVGQAVRRYGGSVDVGRDGGAVFTVRLPKQEAPR, encoded by the coding sequence GTGCCCACGACGTCACGGACCCGGTCGAGCCGGTGGAGTCTCGCCCGTCAGCTGCTGGTCCTGCAGCTGGCCGTGATCCTCGTGCTCGTCGCGGGCGGGATCACGATCGCCTACTTCGACTCCCGCCGCACGACGAACGATCGCGCGAGCCAGCAGTCGCTTTCGGTGGCGCGCGCGATCGCCGACGCCCCCGACATCGCCCGCGCGGTGTCCACACCGGACCCGAGCGCGACGCTCCAGCCGTTCGCGGTGCGGGTGCTGGCCGACACCGGCGTGGACTTCGTGACCATCATGTCGCCGGCGGGCATCCGCTACACGCACCCGAACCCGTCGCTGATCGGGCTGCGGTTCATCGGCCACATCGAGGCCGCGCAGCAGGGCGGTGTCGTCACCGAGACCTACACCGGCTCGCTCGGCCCGTCGGTCCGCGCGGTGGTGCCGGTGTTCGACGCGCAGCACCGGGTGGTCGCGCTGGTGGCCGTGGGCATCACGATCGCGGCGATCTCCGCGGAGCTGCAGGAGCGGGTCTGGCCGCTGGTCGGGGTCGCGGCCGCGGTGCTGCTGGTCGGTGCGTGCGGCGGCTGGCTGGTGAGCGCCCGGCTGCGGCGGCAGACCCGCGGCATCGCGCCCGACGAGCTGAGCAACCTGTTCGAATACCACGAAGCCGTGCTGCATTCGGTCCGCGAAGGCGTGCTTCTCGTCGACCGCGACGGGCGCGTCGGGCTGTGCAACGACGGCGCCCGCACGCTGCTCGGCTTCAACGCCGACCCGGTGGGCCTCCCGCTGGGCGAGCTGGGCCTGCCACCGGAGCTGGTGGCCGCGTTCACCGCCACCGAAACAGGGCCGGCCGAGCCGACACGGACCGAGCCGACGCCGATCGAACCGACCCGGACCGAACAGCTGCACGTCACCGATTCCCGGGTGCTCGTGGTCAGCACGACGGTGGTGCGCTCGGGCGGGCGCGCGCAGGGCACCGTGGTGCTTCTGCGCGACCACACCGAGTTGCAGACGCTGACCGGCGAGCTGACCACTGCGCGCAGCCTCGCGGAGGCGCTGCGGTCGCAGGCGCACGAGGCGGCGAACCGGCTGCACACGGTCGTTTCTCTGGTGGAGATCGGACGACCGGAGGACGCGGTCGAGTTCGCCACGGCGGAGCTGGCGCTGGCCCAGGAATTGACCGACCGGGTGGTGAGTTCGATCGCCGAGCCCGTGCTCGCCGCGCTGCTGCTGGGCAAGGCGGCGGAGGCGAGCGAACGCGGGGTCGAGTTCACCATCACGCCGGACACGGTGATCGAGGACCTCGGCCCGGCGATCACCGGCCGGGACCTGGTGACCATCCTGGGAAACCTGGTCGACAACGGCATCGACGCGGCCGTGCGCGGCTCGGGCGGGCGGCCCGCGGTGGTCGTCACCGCGCGCTCCGACGACGGCGACCTGTTCCTCCGGGTCGCCGACAACGGCCCCGGCGTGCCGGAGGAGGCTGTGGGGGACATGTTCCGCCGGGGCTGGTCCACCAAGGCGGCCGAGGGCCACGGGCTCGGGCTGGCACTGGTCGGCCAGGCCGTGCGGCGGTACGGCGGCAGTGTCGACGTCGGCCGGGACGGCGGCGCGGTGTTCACGGTCCGGCTGCCGAAACAGGAGGCGCCACGGTGA
- a CDS encoding winged helix-turn-helix transcriptional regulator — protein MSQGNIAVTDQDGAVDPAKLAACTVLEVINRISGKWAIGILLEATRGPARFTELERSMPSISRRMLTLTLRNLERDGLLERTVYPTVPPRVEYEATPMARELYDSLSGLVDWAGRHREAIAVAREAYDGHAGC, from the coding sequence ATGTCCCAGGGGAACATCGCTGTGACCGACCAGGACGGCGCCGTGGACCCGGCGAAACTCGCGGCGTGCACGGTGCTCGAGGTGATCAACCGGATCAGCGGCAAGTGGGCGATCGGCATCCTGCTGGAGGCGACCCGCGGCCCGGCCCGGTTCACCGAGCTGGAGCGGTCGATGCCCAGCATCAGCCGGCGCATGCTCACGCTGACGCTGCGGAACCTGGAGCGTGACGGGCTGCTGGAGCGCACCGTCTACCCGACCGTGCCGCCGCGCGTGGAGTACGAGGCGACGCCGATGGCGCGCGAGCTCTACGACAGCCTGTCGGGGCTGGTGGACTGGGCCGGGCGGCACCGCGAGGCGATCGCCGTCGCGCGTGAGGCCTACGACGGGCACGCCGGCTGCTGA